ATTTCCGCTTCATAGGTGCCGTACTTGCCGCGATAATTAGCAAGCGGATTAATCAGGGTTGACGAATCGGTCGGAGTGTCGCTCTGCCGGGCAGTGATTCCATAGCTGAGACCTTCTCCGACCGGCTGGTCACTCTTCCATTCTACTTCAAACGAATCAGTGGTGTCGGTCGATTCAATCCGCGACGAGATACTGTAGTCAGCCCTCGGGTGGTAGCTGATACTGAGGTAGTAGAGTTCTGATTCATCCCGGCCGCTGTTTTTGATGGCCGATGTGACCATTGAGAAGCTGTCGCCGAGGCGGCGCGAGTAGACCATGCTGTACTGCTGCAGGTCGTCGAGCATGTAATCTGTGGTCAGGCGCCCGGAAAGGGTCAACGATCCGTAATAGAGTGATGAAAAATTGAGATTGAGCGAGGCTTCGAGTTCAGGGTTGGCCGTGCTGTTGATGGTTGCCGCGGTGTCAAATGCCTCATCGAAATATTTCAGTCCAATCTGAAAACCGGAAAATCGGGTCAGATACTGGTAGCGCGAATAGGCGGCAAAACCGGTTCCGGCCTCACTGTTGGAGGCCGCCATGCCCCCCTTCAACACGCCCCAGCGTCTGATTTTCCAGGTCGCCGATGCCGCGAGATCACTGACATCGGCGCCCGCTTCGAGAAAACCACCAATCGTCAGATCGTCAGAAAAGCCGTATTGGTGCAGCCCCTGAAACAGGGCATCGCCGTAGTCGAAACTCTCGATACCGAACTGCTCACGCAGCGCGCCGATGGCATAGCTGTATTCATGCAGATCCTCCTTCAGCAGTTCATCGGCCAGGTAGTAGGGGCTGAGGATTCTTTGTTCTCGGCCGAAGGCATCCTTCAGGATAATCTCAAAATCCCCGGCACCGCGGAATGAGCTCAGGTTCTCGAGGGTGAAGGGGCCGGGCGGGAGTGCCTCGTGGAGTATCCGGTGACCATTAATCAGGACTTCAATGTCGGAGGGAGTAGTCACCGCCCCGGAGAAGTCGAGTGTCGGATATGCCTTGAAGTAAGGGTCGATACGGTAGCGCTTGAGTAGTTGAATTCCGCCGAGTGTCAGCGCACCACCCAACTCATGGGGCGGGGTAATGAAATCACCAAAACTCCAGCGCCGCAAACTTTTCTCGTTTTCATGAATGAAGCGGGTCTCAAGCCGAACAAAATTGCTGTTGGTTTGCGTATTGATGTAACGACTGTCAGTCAAAAAGAGGGTCCGGTTCTTGCGGACTCCGACCTCGTTGTCCAGCAGGACGAATCGCTCAAAGTTTTTGTCGCCGTCGTTGTAGTCAAATGAGTAGTTGAAAAAGGCGCTGGTTTCGAATGGTCGATAGACGTCCTGCTTCAGCCCTTTCTGCAGATCGATGATTGTTGATTTCAGGGCGGTTGGGGCAACGGTAATCTCGAGAGCGAGGGTCGTCGGATCGTACTGATACTTCAGCTCCGGAATGTCATCCAGCTTGGAGTAGGTGATACCATCAATCGTAGTCTGTTTCTCTGGCAGGGTAGCGAAACCGAAGTCCTGCAGGTCTGTATTTGCCAGATAGATTGAGCCATCCGGGTCAATTTGTACGAACAGGGTTCCGCGGTACTCCGAATTGAGGGTTGTTTCAAGAAGGCCTGGTTCAAGTGCCGTCGCAGACGGTGGGGTCAGCAGAAGGAAAGCCAGAAGTATGGCCAGAAGAGATGCGCAGGTTAGGGTTCTTGTGCAGTGCATCAGTTTTTACTGGTGACACTGGTCTCCGGAAACCGGAATGTCCCGGGACAACTGCTGAGTGCTGTCAGTAATCTCGAAGCGGAGAGTGGCGAGCTTCTGGCACGCACCCGGCGGGATGGAATAGCTGTACGGCCGTGACATTCCAGCCAGGATATACCATGGTTTCAGATCTTTACTAAAAATTTCCTGCCCGGTTTTATCCTTGCCTGTCACCACCGCGCTGCCAGGAAGGAAGTGGACGTTGCCGGTGTTTTTTACAGCCGCAGTGAAGGTTCCGTTGCTGATTTCAGCTATCGTAACTTCGGTTGTTGACTTCTCTTCCAGCGGCGCAACGAAAATCGGTAATCCAAACCTGATTGCAACAGTCACCGATGCCGAGCCGGTGCGGGTTGATTCAGGGATCTCTTCGATAAAGAGGCGGTAGGTTTTTTCGGTGGTTGTCGCCGGAATCTTGATGCCGGCCCTCAGGACCTGCTCTTTGCCAGGCGGCACAGTCATAACCCGTGGGAAGAAAATGATGTCATCGGTCTCTTCGTAAATGTCCTGGCCGTTAATATCCTGAGACCAGGTTTTAGCGGAGACTTGAAGATTCAACGGTGCCTGGTAGTTATTGATCAGGCGGACCGATCCGCTCTTTGCCTTCGGACCAAGAAACATCTTGATCGGAATGACCCGCCAGTCGCCGGCCAGACCGATGGAAGCCGTCAGCAAAAACAAAAGAAGTACGGATAAGATCCTGTATCGCATTGATATCTCCATGTTTTTGCAATAAATATACGCGAGCAACATGGGAATGACAATAGCTCACTTGCTCAGGGAGCTATTGTCAGGGTGACCGTGTCGTTGTAAACGCCTGAGATCGCCGTTGCATAATCGGCACCGAGCAGGGTGCCGGTGATGGTCAGGCTCTGGTTGATATTTTTCGGAATCGTCGCCGTGGCCGGGGTGTAGGTGACAGCGTAAGGGAGAAAGTTCCCCGGAATTGTCGCGTGCTGCATTCGGTTGCCATCAACGCCGGTTTCGTAAAGTCCGTCATCGTCGGTAATGAGATAAGTCGCCGGGTTGGCACTTCCCTGGCAGCGCAAGGTCAGGGTGGCATTGACGACAACGTCGGAAGGTGACGTTGGGTCGAGGTTGCCGAAGTCGAGCGTGGCGGTTTTGGTGACGAAGCGGCAGATGCTCTTTGAGAGGACGGTCGCGGAGATGTTCATCGGTACGTTGGCCGCCAGGCAAACCTGCGCCGTTGCAAAGAACAAAACAAATATGAGCAGACTCCGCCGGATCATCATGTCAGAATTGACCTGAATCGGCGGGCAGAGATTATCTGCCCGCCGGATGAAAGGTCTTGTTACGGAGAGACGTCGAGAGTTACTGTGCCGGTGTAGAGCCCGGCCGGGGATGCCGAGTAGTTGGCGAACGGGATGGTGCCATCGATGTCGATGGTCGTGGCAAGACCTGTACCGGTGGTGGTGCCGTTGTCGGTGTAAGCGAGATTGACGCCGATTGTGTTTACGCCATTGGCAATTGTCGCTGTTGGGGGCAGTGTCAGGGTGTAGGCAACCCCGTTGGTGCAACTGTAGTCAATCGATGTTGCGGCGATCGCGGGAGCACCGCTGGTCGGGTCGATGTTAGTGAAATCGAGCAGAGCCGATGCTGCAGCAAAGCTGCAGGTACCCTGAACGTTGGCCTGAATGTTAAGGGTGGCGCTGTCGGCTGCAAACGATGTCGAGGCAACGAGTACCAGAACAATTGCAATTACAAGACCTTTGAGTGCTTTCATGTTTCTTCTCCTTTTTTGCTAATGGAACGTATCTGTTCCGATTTGTGTTTGATTGATTCCCGTCAAAATAATAAACGCCCACTTCCTGTTTCCGAAAATGAGCGCGTCTAAAAATCTGCGATACCGCGTTCTCTTCGGCGGCCCGGCCATCCACGTGGGATCCGTGACTCTGCGTCCCCAAGTCGCCCCGTGTTTGCTCTTATCGGAGAATCAATGTGTTTACTTAGTTATGTAAAATAAGCATTTTACATGCCGAAACCGGAAGACTATTGTCCCTGGTTTGGAGGTATTTGTTTTTTATCTTGTGATTTCAGTGCTTTATAGTTGGTGTTTTTTAACTAACAGGCGGTTTAAATATGACAGTTTTGGTTGTAAATGTGTGCCAATCATGCAAAATGTGCCACGCAGGGCATGAATTATGTGACAAAAAATGTCAGCGGCACACTCAATTCCAATGAGCTGTAACGATAAAGACAACCTGATTATCTTGAAATTTCAGAAAAGAAATAAGAGTGTTATTGTTTACAGATGCAGTGAATCGGGTTATTTTGACCAAACGTGTCAGGCAGCTAGAATAATTTTAATGATGGGTTTGATTCGGTTTATTCCAAGGCAGGGTTCTTTTATCTATGCAACCAAAAATTCTTTTTATCGATGACGACAAGGCGATCCTCGAGCTGTTGCGAGTGACGTTCGAAGACGAGCCGGCCGATCTCTATTTTGCCGAGGACAGTACTTCCGGCCTGAAGATTGTCCGGGAGCAGCGGCCGAATGTCGCTGTCATCGATATCAGGCTTCCCGGCAAATCAGGTCTCGAGATCCTGCAGGAGATCAAGGCGATCAATCCCGAAATCGTTGTCATAATGACCACCGGCCACAATACGACCCAGAATGCGATCGAGGCGATGAAGTACGGTGCCTATGATTTTCTGCTCAAGCCGTTCGATATTCTCAATCTGATCGATATCGTCAACAAGGGAATCGAGGCAAACCAGCTCAGCCGCAACGTGCAGTACAGGGATGCCGGGTCCGAAACATCGGAAACTTCTGGCGACGAGGATATCATGATCGGCTCTTCGCCGGAGATGATCGAGATCTGGAAAAAGGTCGGTCAGGTCGCCGCGTCGGACGCGACCGTTTTGATAGAGGGGGAAAGCGGTACCGGCAAAGAGCTGTTGGCACGGGCTGTTTACAACAACTCGAATCGTAAAAACAAACCCTTTCTTGCTGTCAATTGTGCCGCTTTACCGGAAAGTATTCTCGAGAGCGAACTGTTCGGACATGAGAAAGGCGCGTTTACCGATGCCCATACGCGCCGTATCGGAAAATTTGAACAGTGTGACGGCGGAACGCTGTTTCTTGACGAAGTTTCAGAAATGAGTCTCGAGAGTCAGGGTAAGCTGCTGCGGGTTCTCGAAAATCAGAAATTTGAACGGGTCGGCGGCAATGAACCGATTCAGGTCGATGTCCGGATCATCGCCGCGACCAACCGCAGCCTGCAAAATGCAACAAAGACCGGCAAGTTTCGCCTCGATCTGTTCTACCGACTCCGAATCGTTACTTTTCAATTGCCGCCGTTGCGCGACAGACAGAAAGATATCCCGCTCTTGTGCGATCTGTTTGTTCGTGAGTACGCAAGAAAGTACAACAAATCGGTCCAGGGGATCACCACCGAGGCTCTCGATTTTCTGCAGGCCAACTGGTGGGATGGCAATATCCGCGAGCTGAAAAATGCCATCAGTGCGGCCATCGTTTTCGCCCGGGATGAATGGCTCAAACCCGAAGATTTCGGTTTGCTGAAATCGTCCGAAGAGTCGATAGACGAAAATGCCGATGCGTTGTCCGATCTTCTCAAAGATCTCCTCAGGAAACCTTTTGCACAAATGCTTCAGCAACATTCCGGAGAGATCTATGAGCGAATGAATTCCGAACTGGAGCGGGCCTTGATCGAACTTGCCATGCAGAAGTGCGAGGGCAACCAGGTCAAGGCGGCAAAAATCCTCGGTATCAGCCGCAATACCCTGCGCAATCGGCTCGAGCGCTTCGGCATCACCTAAATCGCCTGTTC
This window of the Desulfuromonas sp. genome carries:
- a CDS encoding sigma-54-dependent Fis family transcriptional regulator; the encoded protein is MQPKILFIDDDKAILELLRVTFEDEPADLYFAEDSTSGLKIVREQRPNVAVIDIRLPGKSGLEILQEIKAINPEIVVIMTTGHNTTQNAIEAMKYGAYDFLLKPFDILNLIDIVNKGIEANQLSRNVQYRDAGSETSETSGDEDIMIGSSPEMIEIWKKVGQVAASDATVLIEGESGTGKELLARAVYNNSNRKNKPFLAVNCAALPESILESELFGHEKGAFTDAHTRRIGKFEQCDGGTLFLDEVSEMSLESQGKLLRVLENQKFERVGGNEPIQVDVRIIAATNRSLQNATKTGKFRLDLFYRLRIVTFQLPPLRDRQKDIPLLCDLFVREYARKYNKSVQGITTEALDFLQANWWDGNIRELKNAISAAIVFARDEWLKPEDFGLLKSSEESIDENADALSDLLKDLLRKPFAQMLQQHSGEIYERMNSELERALIELAMQKCEGNQVKAAKILGISRNTLRNRLERFGIT